One part of the Augochlora pura isolate Apur16 chromosome 3, APUR_v2.2.1, whole genome shotgun sequence genome encodes these proteins:
- the Med31 gene encoding mediator complex subunit 31 isoform X4: protein MNRLDDPPGLMKGRKTSFIGMNGGPETEDQQRLRFQVELEFVQCLANPNYLNFLAQRGYFKDSTFINYLKYLLYWKEPDYAKYLKYPMYDQQILLWQHYTRRRTRLLQAAAEQTQHVNPQNNESGFRGVMLKPE, encoded by the exons ATGAACCGCTTGGATGATCCTCCGGGTCTCATGAAAGGCAGAAAAACATCTTTTATTGGAATGAACG gtGGTCCAGAAACAGAAGATCAACAGCGCTTACGATTTCAGGTTGAACTCGAATTTGTTCAATGCCTTGCTAATCCAAACTACTTAAAct TTCTAGCACAACGCGGATACTTTAAAGAttcaacatttattaattaccttAAATATCTGTTATATTGGAAAGAACCAGACTATGcaaagtatttgaaatatcCTATGT ATGACCAACAGATATTATTATGGCAACATTATACTAGACGTAGGACAAGATTGTTGCAAGCAGCAGCAGAACAAACGCAACATGTAAATCCTCAAAACAATG AATCTGGTTTTCGAGGAGTGATGCTGAAACCTGAGTAG
- the Med31 gene encoding mediator complex subunit 31 isoform X1 — protein sequence MNRLDDPPGLMKGRKTSFIGMNGGPETEDQQRLRFQVELEFVQCLANPNYLNFLAQRGYFKDSTFINYLKYLLYWKEPDYAKYLKYPMCLYFLDLLQYEHFRREVVNSQCTKFIDDQQILLWQHYTRRRTRLLQAAAEQTQHVNPQNNESGFRGVMLKPE from the exons ATGAACCGCTTGGATGATCCTCCGGGTCTCATGAAAGGCAGAAAAACATCTTTTATTGGAATGAACG gtGGTCCAGAAACAGAAGATCAACAGCGCTTACGATTTCAGGTTGAACTCGAATTTGTTCAATGCCTTGCTAATCCAAACTACTTAAAct TTCTAGCACAACGCGGATACTTTAAAGAttcaacatttattaattaccttAAATATCTGTTATATTGGAAAGAACCAGACTATGcaaagtatttgaaatatcCTATGTGTTTGTACTTCTTAGACTTATTACAATACGAACACTTTAGGAGAGAAGTAGTAAATTCTCAATGTACCAAATTTATAGATGACCAACAGATATTATTATGGCAACATTATACTAGACGTAGGACAAGATTGTTGCAAGCAGCAGCAGAACAAACGCAACATGTAAATCCTCAAAACAATG AATCTGGTTTTCGAGGAGTGATGCTGAAACCTGAGTAG
- the Med31 gene encoding mediator complex subunit 31 isoform X3 produces the protein MNRLDDPPGLMKGRKTSFIGMNGGPETEDQQRLRFQVELEFVQCLANPNYLNFLAQRGYFKDSTFINYLKYLLYWKEPDYAKYLKYPMCLYFLDLLQYEHFRREVVNSQCTKFIDDQQILLWQHYTRRRTRLLQAAAEQTQHVNPQNNVGTN, from the exons ATGAACCGCTTGGATGATCCTCCGGGTCTCATGAAAGGCAGAAAAACATCTTTTATTGGAATGAACG gtGGTCCAGAAACAGAAGATCAACAGCGCTTACGATTTCAGGTTGAACTCGAATTTGTTCAATGCCTTGCTAATCCAAACTACTTAAAct TTCTAGCACAACGCGGATACTTTAAAGAttcaacatttattaattaccttAAATATCTGTTATATTGGAAAGAACCAGACTATGcaaagtatttgaaatatcCTATGTGTTTGTACTTCTTAGACTTATTACAATACGAACACTTTAGGAGAGAAGTAGTAAATTCTCAATGTACCAAATTTATAGATGACCAACAGATATTATTATGGCAACATTATACTAGACGTAGGACAAGATTGTTGCAAGCAGCAGCAGAACAAACGCAACATGTAAATCCTCAAAACAATG taggaacaaattga
- the LOC144467799 gene encoding organic cation transporter protein, with the protein MNAEEVKVGCFQVVIAILLAVNYVIVAMSHALPVFHNYTPKFYCQIRNETRRAYGCQDLRNVTVANNETSSLENDFDYKDLCFGDYQFATEFGENSVVTEWSLICEKRYLTFLGPTIYYVGVLIGAWIAGILGDRIGRLPVQAICLYTQGTMAVALYVVQHYPTFLALRGLQGVFVQGLQNSTYILSLELFPAKARTFVALVMQIAWAIGLLLLATLSYVIPDWRILQLAISVPTAVTVLYIWIVPESPRWLIAKGKITEADMALERIVKYNGCCIRSHKENVKTEEIETESTTPLKPERKSRMSSSDLKKLKTDTETKEESTTLLTNDTENIQQKIRKTSLIATSENLDVKHPKTESAVKSSENNEVEKKNIPSSSKSHRKSKSISQPAGVQRLSMKNAYDIVELRTVTNKEMLSKDEGTVENKVKEKPQKSRTGQELKDLFKSTLLRRYSIVLFCQWLTSSMSCCVFMTLVPNIPINRHITFALGGALEIATYVFVYFVLSRYGRRGPMSVYQSLNGVICILLAAMIILTKPVIEVDLAKTIILSLGRVTVMSSICIAYLYTIEIYPTVVRGTCLGLCTVVAKIGSLCTPHVLLSGEYVSVTIPLIVIGMLCLISGGLALILPETVNTVLPDTVEDSELLSVKKREKKNNEIISNENLLKEDDLLEREILRTKLFSEDWVDAGNGILVNFTDNKPTE; encoded by the exons ATGAACGCGGAAGAGGTCAAAGTTGGTTGTTTCCAAGTAGTCATCGCAATACTCTTGGCTGTTAATTATGTTATCGTTGCCATGAGCCATGCACTACCGGTCTTTCATAATTACACACCGAAGTTTTATTGTCAG ataaGAAATGAAACGAGGCGAGCGTACGGATGCCAGGATTTGCGCAACGTGACCGTTGCAAACAACGAGACCTCCAGTctcgaaaatgatttcgacTATAAAGATCTCTGTTTTGGTGATTATCAGTTCGCCACCGAGTTCGGCGAAAACAGTGTAGTGACAGAGTGGAGTTTGATTTgtgaaaaaagatatttgaCCTTTCTCGGGCctacaatttattatgtagGAGTTCTGATAGGTGCCTGGATCGCAGGCATTTTGGGTGATCGTATCGGTAGGCTTCCTGTACAAGCTATTTGCCTGTACACACAAGGAACCATGGCTGTTGCGCTGTACGTTGTGCAG CATTATCCCACGTTCCTGGCCCTTCGTGGACTGCAAGGAGTTTTTGTCCAGGGTCTACAAAATTCCACGTATATCCTTTCGTTGGAATTGTTCCCCGCAAAAGCACGCACATTCGTTGCATTAGTTATGCAAATTGCGTGGGCCATTGGCCTACTGCTTTTGGCTACCTTAAGTTATGTTATACCAGACTGGAGAATTCTGCAGCTCGCAATCTCAGTTCCCACTGCTGTTACCGTACTTTATATTTG GATAGTACCGGAGTCACCAAGGTGGTTAATCGCGAAGGGTAAAATCACAGAGGCAGATATGGCATTGGAACGTATCGTGAAGTACAATGGTTGCTGTATCAGATCCCATAAAGAAAACGTTAAGACAGAAGAAATTGAGACTGAGAGCACGACGCCGCTCAAACCGGAAAGAAAATCACGCATGTCATCTTcagatttaaagaaattaaaaacggacaccgaaacgaaagaagaatCTACTACTTTGTTAACTAATGACAcggaaaatattcaacaaaaaaTTCGAA AAACGAGTCTAATAGCTACTTCAGAAAACTTAGATGTAAAACATCCGAAAACGGAATCAGCCGTAAAATCCTCTGAAAATAATGAagtagaaaaaaagaacattcCCTCGAGTTCGAAAAGCCACCGCAAATCAAAATCCATATCCCAACCAGCAGGTGTTCAACGACTCTCCATGAAAAATGCATACGATATCGTCGAACTGAGAACTGTTACAAACAAGGAGATGTTATCTAAAGACGAAGGAACGGtagaaaataaagttaaagaGAAACCTCAAAAGTCACGTACAGGACAGGAGCTGAAAGATTTGTTCAAGTCCACGTTGTTAAGACGATACAGCATAGTATTGTTTTGTCAGTG GTTAACGTCTTCCATGTCATGTTGCGTATTTATGACACTGGTGCCAAATATTCCTATCAACCGGCATATCACATTTGCGCTTGGCGGAGCATTAGAAATTGCAACCTACGTTTTCGTCTACTTTGTGTTATCCAGATACGGTAGACGAGGGCCAATGTCTGTATACCAGTCTCTCAACGGcgttatttgtattttattggcTGCTATGATTATTTTGACGAAACCTGTGATTGAAGTCG ACCTCGCGAAGACAATTATACTCTCACTTGGCAGAGTAACAGTGATGAGTTCGATTTGCATagcatatttatatacgattgAAATATACCCAACCGTCGTGCGAGGAACCTGTCTGGGTTTATGCACGGTTGTTGCAAAAATCGGTAGTTTGTGCACACCGCATGTATTGTTATCG GGTGAATACGTTTCTGTAACCATTCCGTTAATTGTCATCGGAATGCTCTGTTTAATATCTGGAGGTCTTGCTCTGATTCTGCCAGAAACTGTGAACACCGTTTTACCAGATACAGTAGAAGATTCAGAATTGTTATCGGTGAAGAAGAGGGAGAAGAAGAATAACGAGATTAtaagtaatgaaaatttgttgaagGAGGATGATTTattagaaagagaaatactTCGAACAAAGCTTTTTTCAGAAGATTGGGTAGACGCCGGAAATGGTATATTAGTTAATTTTACAGATAACAAGCCTACTGagtag
- the Med31 gene encoding mediator complex subunit 31 isoform X2 yields MGGLKAIIKKTVKVIRGPETEDQQRLRFQVELEFVQCLANPNYLNFLAQRGYFKDSTFINYLKYLLYWKEPDYAKYLKYPMCLYFLDLLQYEHFRREVVNSQCTKFIDDQQILLWQHYTRRRTRLLQAAAEQTQHVNPQNNESGFRGVMLKPE; encoded by the exons gtGGTCCAGAAACAGAAGATCAACAGCGCTTACGATTTCAGGTTGAACTCGAATTTGTTCAATGCCTTGCTAATCCAAACTACTTAAAct TTCTAGCACAACGCGGATACTTTAAAGAttcaacatttattaattaccttAAATATCTGTTATATTGGAAAGAACCAGACTATGcaaagtatttgaaatatcCTATGTGTTTGTACTTCTTAGACTTATTACAATACGAACACTTTAGGAGAGAAGTAGTAAATTCTCAATGTACCAAATTTATAGATGACCAACAGATATTATTATGGCAACATTATACTAGACGTAGGACAAGATTGTTGCAAGCAGCAGCAGAACAAACGCAACATGTAAATCCTCAAAACAATG AATCTGGTTTTCGAGGAGTGATGCTGAAACCTGAGTAG